CCCATATTTCCGACACCAACAAGCATAACATTTGTAATCGAATTGTCATTGAGAATTTCCGCAAAGAAATCCATCAATTCTTTTACATTGTAGCCAAAGCCACGGCGACCTAGTTCACCGAAGTAGGAGAAGTCACGGCGCACGGTTGCGGAGTCGATACCGATGGCTTCTGCAATTTCCTTGGAGCTAGCTTTTTCAATATTGCCGGCATAAAAGCGTTTAAAGATACGATAGTAGAGCGAAAGGCGCTTGGCAGTTGCGCGCGGGATATCTGCTTTTTTTTCGTTTTTCACAATGACCTCCTTAAATATGGTTGACGACAATACTATACTAGCTGACTGGTCTAATGCTTATTTTACTTGAGTATAGGCCTACCAATTTTTCATTCATTTTCAATTCTTTCTTCTATTCTAGTCCAAGATTGTGAAAAAATCAACAGATTGGATTGAAAAAGACTAAGCATGAAATGTTGCCTAGTCTAGTGTTTGAAAGTAGCGGTAGAGGTCACCAATGGTTCCTTTATAATCTAGCTCGTGACCATCTCGTGTTAGTTTGGTTACAGGATAGTAATCAGGAAGAGTGAGGCAACCTGAGAAGGCCAGTTTGGCTGCATCCAGATTGTCAAATTCCTGTTTTCTGTCTATTTTGTAAGCATCTTGATAGTGAATAATAATCATGCTTAACCTTCCTTGGTAAATAGGTCACGGTCCACTAAGCTATCCATCAAGAAGTAGAATTTTTCCTGGATGACCTTGTTTCCATTTTCTTTAAAGATATTGACCAGGTGCAAGCCAGATTTGTCTGTGATGTTGATTTTAAAACCGTTCAACTCTTTATTGACAATAATCTTTAAAAGAAAACCCTGATTTGAGTTAGGAACTTCTTCCAAGAGGCGCGTGAGTTGGTAGTGCCCTGCTTTTGTTTGTTCAAAAGTGGTATCTCTCAGGGTGTATTTTTTGATGTTAGGGCTAATGTGATAGGTAAATGCGCAATCTTTTAGGCTAACTGATTGTTGAAAGGCCATTTTATCCTCCAATGATTTTTTGTAATTCTGTAAGAAGAATATCTATCTCTTCTAGGGTATTTGTTTCAGATAGGCTGATACGGATGGACTCTTTCAACCGATGAGAATCTTTTCCGTACATGGCTTCAAGTACATGACTGTTCTGAACAACGCCAGCAGTACAAGCTGACCCACTTGAAACTGCAATGCCTGCCAAGTCTAGTCGCATGAGGACTTGCTCATTGAGCTTATTAGGGAAACCGATGTTGATAACATGAGGGAGATGGGGACCAGCTTGGTTGATGTAAAATGAATAGCCATCTAATCCAGCTAGGAGGTGATTTTTCAAGCCTTGGATGTGATGAACATTACTGTCAAGTTGATAGACCTGTTCTTGAAGAGCAAGTGCCATGGCAGCAATGGCTGGAAGGTTCTCTGTGCCTGCTCGGTGTTGGTTTTCTTGCTTCCCTCCATGAATAAGGGAATCAAAACCCTGCAAGCGACTGTATAGAAAACCGACTCCTTTTGGTCCGTGGAATTTATGAGCAGATGCAGCTAGAAAATCTATCCCATAGTCAGCGGGCTTCACATCCATTTTTCCGATTGCCTGCACAGCATCTACATGGAAGACTGCCTGATGGTCGGCCAATAGTTGACCGATTTCTTTAATGGGAAGCAGTTGGCCAGTTTCATTGTTGGCAAACATGGTACTGACCAAGATGGTATCTGGGCGTAGGGCTTCTTGGATTTGCTGGGCAGTGATGACCTGATTGATCGGCTGAATATAGGTTACTTCAAACCCAAAACGCTCCTCAAGGTACTGCATGGTATGAAGAACTGCATGGTGCTCGATAGCAGTAGTAATCAGGTGCTTGCCTTTGGCTTGATTGGCAAGAGCATAGCCCTGAATAGCCAAATTATCAGCCTCAGACCCTCCAGCTGTAAAAATGATGTGATCTGCTGGGACATCGAGAACTTGGGCTATGTCCTGTCTGGCTTGGCGTAAAATTTGGTTGGCTTTTCTTCCAGCCTGATGGATACTGGAGGGATTGCCATAGGTTTCTTGTGCTACTTCCAACATCCGTTGGAGAGCAGTGGGAGATAGGGCAGTGGTAGCTGCATTATCTAAATAAATCAAATAAGGTACTCCTAGTTCTCTTTTTCTGGATTTGTAAACTTAAAGAGTGGGCTAAGTGGTTGGTGTTCTTGAATACGATGGATAGCATCAGCAATCAAGTCACTAGCAGTGATAAAGGCGATATTTTTAGGCTCTTGTTCCTTACTTGCGACTGAATCGGTTACAAGGATTTCCTTGATTGGAGAAGCGTCCAGAAGTTCTGCCGCACTACCCGCGAACAGACCATGGCTGGCAACAGCGTAAATTTCAGTAGCTCCGCCCTCTTGAACGATTTTTGAGGCTTGTGAGAAGGTTCGACCAGTATTTAGGATATCATCAACCAAGATAGCTTTTTTACCAGCAACATCTCCGATGATGTAACCTTCTGAACGCTCAGAATCATCTTGAGCATAGTCAATAATAGCAATAGGAGCATTCAAGAATTCCGCGATATTACGCGCACGTTTGATACCCGAATTTTTTGGACTAACGATGACGACGTCTTCACCACAGAGCCCTTTTTCCATGTAATAAGAAGCGAATAATGGTTCTGTAAGAAGGTTATCAACTGGAATATCAAAGAAACCTTGGATTTGAGAAGCGTGTAAATCGAGTGTTAGGACACGGTCAACACCTGCTTTGACCAACATATTGGCAACAAGTTTAGCAGTGATTGGTTCGCGTGGAGATGCGGTACGGTCCTGACGAGCATAGCCAAAATAAGGCATAACTGCAGTAATAGTGTTTGCACTTGCACGTTTGCAGGCATCAATCATAATCAGCAATTCCCACAAGTGGTTGTTGACTGGGTAGCTAGTAGATTGGATGATATAAACATCTACACCGCGGACAGATTCTTCAATGTTGATTTGGATTTCACCGTCTGAGAATTGGCGTGATGATAATTTTCCTAGTGGAAGACCAGCTGATGCGGCAATTTTTTCAGCGATGGCACGATTGCTATTGAGTGAGAAGATTTTAATGTTATTTTCACCGAGTGGTTGACCCATTTTCAAGTAACTCCTTTTACACACTAAGCTTTTATGAGAAACATAAAAGAAAATTTTACAATAGATGGTTCTATTCTATCAAAAAAAAGAAATTTTTTCAGTATTCAAGTAAAAAAATCAGCCTTATTGGACTGATTTTCGATGGCTAGCAGTTCGTGCAACCTTACTGCTGGCATATTTAAATTGGATGGAGTTCTTCTTGAGAAAGTCTTCAAAGAGAATTTTGCCTTGGTGGGCATCAGTCACTTCAACTTCCAGTTCGTAATCCACTTGCCCGGCATATTCATTTTCATCTAGGGCCATAAGTCCGATGGAGGTTTCTTTTTCATGACGTTTGGTAGTCAGGCTCCCCCAGACAGCCAGTTTGTCAATCGGAACATCTGTTGCTGAGATGATGTCGGCAATGTGGCCAGCAGGCAGTTGGAAGTTTTCTATTAGCTGAAGAGCAGTCTGGATGTCTAGAACTTGATTGTACTCTTGATTGCCAATTTCCTGGGGAATTTTTAGGGTCAGCTCTGCTATTTCCTTAAAAGTCCGTATACGGAGTGAAAAACGGTGGTTCTTCATATCTAAATCAGGAGTGTCAATATAGTGGTTGGTTTGAAGAACAGGGCTTACGTCTGAAAAATCAGAGAGAAGGCGTAGGTACTCGGATTTGGTTAATAAGGTTTTATACTCAATTTCAAGGTGGTTTTTCATGCAGTAAACCCTTTCATATGTTATAATAGAATAGTCTTTGTGTTATTCTAATACAATTTAAAAATTTTGACAAGAAAGGGGCAGTATGGACTTTAACTGGGAAGAATTTTTAGACCCCTATATCCAGACAGTAGGTGAGTTGAAGATCAAACTGCGTGGTATTCGCAAGCAGTACCGGAAAGCCAATCGACACTCTCCTATAGAGTTCGTGACTGGACGGGTAAAGCCTATTGAATCCATCAAAGAGAAAATGGCCCTGCGACACATTAAGTTGGAAAATCTTGCTCAAGATATGCAGGATATTGCTGGACTTCGGATTATGGTCCAATTTGTGGATGATATTGAGGAAGTTTTGGCGATTTTACGCAAGCGCAAGGATATGCAAATTGTTCACGAAAGGGATTATATCAACTATATGAAGGCTTCGGGTTATCGTTCCTATCATGTGGTGATTGAGTACCCAGTGGACACTATAAATGGCAATGAAACGGTATTGGCAGAAATCCAAATCCGTACCCTGTCCATGAATTTCTGGGCAACCATTGAGCATTCCCTCAACTATAAATATAAGGGGAATTTTCCTGAAGAAATCAAGAAGCGCTTGGAAGTGACAGCAAAGATTGCCTATGAATTAGATGAGGAGATGCGAAAAATCCGTAACGACATTCAGGAGGCCCAGGCCTTATTCGATCCTGCACATAGGAAGCTGAATGACGGTGTCGGAAATAGTGATGATACAGATGAAGAATACAGGTAGAAAAAAAATCGCTCTGCTCGCTAGCCGAAATCCAAAGAGTGAGGCAGTTTCCAAAGAACTTTGGACAAAATTGAAAGAAGCAAATTTCATACTGACACCTAAAAATC
The nucleotide sequence above comes from Streptococcus sp. 29887. Encoded proteins:
- a CDS encoding DUF4649 family protein, with protein sequence MIIIHYQDAYKIDRKQEFDNLDAAKLAFSGCLTLPDYYPVTKLTRDGHELDYKGTIGDLYRYFQTLD
- a CDS encoding DUF1831 domain-containing protein, translated to MAFQQSVSLKDCAFTYHISPNIKKYTLRDTTFEQTKAGHYQLTRLLEEVPNSNQGFLLKIIVNKELNGFKINITDKSGLHLVNIFKENGNKVIQEKFYFLMDSLVDRDLFTKEG
- a CDS encoding cysteine desulfurase family protein, whose translation is MIYLDNAATTALSPTALQRMLEVAQETYGNPSSIHQAGRKANQILRQARQDIAQVLDVPADHIIFTAGGSEADNLAIQGYALANQAKGKHLITTAIEHHAVLHTMQYLEERFGFEVTYIQPINQVITAQQIQEALRPDTILVSTMFANNETGQLLPIKEIGQLLADHQAVFHVDAVQAIGKMDVKPADYGIDFLAASAHKFHGPKGVGFLYSRLQGFDSLIHGGKQENQHRAGTENLPAIAAMALALQEQVYQLDSNVHHIQGLKNHLLAGLDGYSFYINQAGPHLPHVINIGFPNKLNEQVLMRLDLAGIAVSSGSACTAGVVQNSHVLEAMYGKDSHRLKESIRISLSETNTLEEIDILLTELQKIIGG
- a CDS encoding ribose-phosphate diphosphokinase, producing the protein MGQPLGENNIKIFSLNSNRAIAEKIAASAGLPLGKLSSRQFSDGEIQINIEESVRGVDVYIIQSTSYPVNNHLWELLIMIDACKRASANTITAVMPYFGYARQDRTASPREPITAKLVANMLVKAGVDRVLTLDLHASQIQGFFDIPVDNLLTEPLFASYYMEKGLCGEDVVIVSPKNSGIKRARNIAEFLNAPIAIIDYAQDDSERSEGYIIGDVAGKKAILVDDILNTGRTFSQASKIVQEGGATEIYAVASHGLFAGSAAELLDASPIKEILVTDSVASKEQEPKNIAFITASDLIADAIHRIQEHQPLSPLFKFTNPEKEN
- a CDS encoding CYTH domain-containing protein, producing the protein MKNHLEIEYKTLLTKSEYLRLLSDFSDVSPVLQTNHYIDTPDLDMKNHRFSLRIRTFKEIAELTLKIPQEIGNQEYNQVLDIQTALQLIENFQLPAGHIADIISATDVPIDKLAVWGSLTTKRHEKETSIGLMALDENEYAGQVDYELEVEVTDAHQGKILFEDFLKKNSIQFKYASSKVARTASHRKSVQ
- a CDS encoding GTP pyrophosphokinase family protein, whose translation is MDFNWEEFLDPYIQTVGELKIKLRGIRKQYRKANRHSPIEFVTGRVKPIESIKEKMALRHIKLENLAQDMQDIAGLRIMVQFVDDIEEVLAILRKRKDMQIVHERDYINYMKASGYRSYHVVIEYPVDTINGNETVLAEIQIRTLSMNFWATIEHSLNYKYKGNFPEEIKKRLEVTAKIAYELDEEMRKIRNDIQEAQALFDPAHRKLNDGVGNSDDTDEEYR